From a region of the Bradyrhizobium sp. KBS0727 genome:
- a CDS encoding bifunctional riboflavin kinase/FAD synthetase has translation MTPGFTVIRDTTPDAAIPRGAVVAMGNFDGVHLGHRAVIAAALQMGRAHGKPVFAVTFEPHPRSFFSPNSPQFRLSDEASKLRLLAGTGLDGAVVMTFDKDRAGTSAQDFIHHDLIRRLGISGIAVGYDFHFGKGRVGSPSLLVSEAPRLGIEVDVQAHVDIAERPVSSSAIRMALAEGQIDAATEMLGGPWFVTGEVIHGEKRGRDLGYPTANIRLDKTCGLKHGIYAVRVGRGAERFDAVASYGRRPTFDNGAPLLEVFLFDFKGDLYGSVLDVAFIGFIRDELKFDSVDGLIRQMDDDSARARAVLAAAPDAFPRLGVVG, from the coding sequence GCGTCCATCTGGGCCACCGCGCGGTCATCGCCGCGGCCCTGCAGATGGGCCGCGCCCACGGAAAGCCGGTTTTTGCCGTCACCTTCGAGCCGCATCCGCGCAGTTTCTTCAGCCCGAACAGCCCACAATTCCGCCTCTCCGACGAGGCCAGCAAGCTGCGGCTTCTGGCCGGGACCGGGCTCGACGGTGCCGTGGTGATGACGTTCGACAAGGACCGCGCCGGAACTAGCGCGCAAGATTTCATTCACCATGACCTGATCCGGCGGCTTGGCATCAGCGGAATTGCGGTCGGCTACGACTTCCATTTCGGCAAAGGTCGCGTCGGCTCACCGAGCCTGTTGGTCAGCGAGGCGCCGCGGCTCGGGATCGAGGTCGATGTCCAGGCCCATGTTGATATCGCGGAGCGGCCGGTTTCCTCCAGCGCGATCCGGATGGCGCTGGCGGAAGGGCAGATCGACGCCGCCACCGAGATGCTGGGCGGACCGTGGTTCGTGACCGGCGAGGTGATCCACGGCGAGAAACGCGGCCGCGACCTCGGCTATCCCACCGCCAATATCCGCCTCGACAAGACCTGCGGGCTCAAGCACGGCATCTATGCGGTCCGGGTCGGCCGTGGCGCCGAACGCTTCGACGCCGTGGCGAGCTACGGCCGCCGCCCGACCTTCGATAACGGCGCGCCGCTGCTCGAAGTGTTCCTGTTCGACTTCAAGGGCGACCTCTATGGCAGCGTGCTTGACGTCGCCTTTATCGGCTTCATCCGCGACGAGCTGAAGTTCGACAGCGTCGACGGCCTGATCCGGCAAATGGATGACGACAGCGCCCGCGCCCGCGCGGTCCTGGCCGCCGCCCCCGATGCGTTTCCGCGGCTCGGGGTGGTCGGCTAA